The region CCACTTTGACGTCATCCTGGCGACGAATGCCTTCGGCGACATCCTGTCCGATGTCGCGGCGGGCCTCGCCGCGGGCCTCGGGCTTGCGGCGTCGGCGTGCATCGGTGATCGCTGGGCCTATTTCGAGCCGGTGCATGGCACCGCGCCGGATATTGCGGGCCGGGGGATCGCCAATCCATGCGCGACAATTCTGAGTGCGGCGATGATGCTGCGCTATCTGGGCGAAGATGCATATGCCGGCGCGGTCGAGCAGGCGGTCTATACCGTGATCGCGGCGGGTGTTGTGCGGACCGGAGATCTCGGTGGCACGGCGAACAGTTCCGAGATGACCGACGCGATCATCGAAGCCCTGGCCATCTAGGCCAGGAGCCGTGGCAACCAGAGTGCCAGGCCCGGCAGGAACACGACCGCCAGAAGCCGGACGATATCGGCGGCGAAGAATGGCACGATGCCCTTGAAGATGGCGCCCAGCGGCACGTCGGGCAGCATCGACTTGATCACGAAAACATTCAGCCCGATGGGCGGGGTGATCAGGCTGATCTCGACGACCATCACCATGACAATACCGAACCAGATCAGGTCAAAGCCCATGGCGTCGACCACCGGCACGAAAACCGGCACCGTCAGGAAGATCATCGCAAGGCCCTCGATGATCGTGCCAAGCAGGATGTAGATGGCCAGGATCACCAGAATGACGGTGATCGGCGCGATATCGAGTGACTGAATGAATGTCACGATCGCGTTGGGCAGGCCTGCGACATTGACGAAATTGTTCAGGATCAGCGCGCCGAAGGCGATGGTGAAGATCATCGCCGTCGTCTCGGCCGCCTCGGCCAGCGCGAAAAAGAAGATGCGCAGGTTCATGCGCCGCCGCGCCATGGCAAACAGCAACGCGCCGATGGCGCCGATCCCGCCGCCCTCGGTCGGGGTGAAGATGCCGAAGGAGATGCCGCCGATGATCGCCAGGAACAGCACCAGCACAGCCCAGATCTTCGACAGGGTGCGCCAGCGCACGGCCCAGCTACCGCGCTCCGCGCGCGGTGCCATACGGGGCCAGATTCTGGCCACGATCCAGATCACCGCGATGTACAGCAGGACCGTGATCAGGCCCGGGATCAGCCCGGCGATGAACAGATCGCCGATGCTTTGTTCCGTGAGGATGCCGTAGATGATCAGCGCCGCCGAGGGCGGGATTAGAATGCCCATCGTCCCGCCGGCCGCGACCGACCCGGCCGCGAAACCCTCATTGTATTCGTAGCGGCGCATGGGCGGAATCGAGACCTTCGCCATCGTCGCGGCAGTCGCCACGGACGAACCCGAGATCGACGCGAAGCCGGCGCAGGCCGCGACCGTGGTCATCGCCAGTCCGCCACGCTTGTTGCCCAGCCAGGATTGGGCCGCCTCGTAGATATCCTCGGCCAGGGCCGCCCGGAACACGAACACCCCCATCAGGACGAACAGCGGCAGGGTCACGAAGTTGGCGTTGAGCGCGAGGTCGAGGATCTGCTGGCTGACGGTCTCGAGCGCGGGACCGGTGCCGCGGATGACGGCGAACCCGGCGAACCCGACCAGAATCATGGAGAAGCCGAGCGGGAAACCCAGAAAGGCGATGATCAGCAAGACGCCGAACCCGGCAAGTGAAATCGCCATCAGCCGTCTCCCCCCGCGCCGGTCGCGCGTTTGGCGAGAAGCATCCGGACCATATAAAGCTGTGTGAGTACGCTCATCGCGCTGAGCGCCGTGAGCGCAAACAGAAGCGGTGCTGTCTCCACCTGGAGGTGGAGTGAGATTTCGTCATACTCCGCCATCTCGCGCCCGGTCGCCCACATGCGGGACGTGATGAATCCCAACACGCCTGCGTTGGCGAGAAGGACGATAATCTCGCGGACACGCTTGAAGCCCTCGCTCATGAATCCGTCGAACAACTCCACGGTGATGTGGGCGTCCTTCGCGACAACGAGCGGCAGGGCGGAGAAGATGAGAAGCCCGAGCAGGAATTCGATGATTTCGACCCCGCCGGGTATCGGGCTTGAAAAAACGTAACGCCCCGTCACATCGACAAAGGTCACGCCCGCAATAGATGCCATGAAGATGGCGGCGATGCCCGTGAGGATGCGGATCGGCCAGGCGAAACCGCCGGCCCTGGAGGCGGGGACGGCGTAGTCCTCGGCCAGGGCGTCTTCGTTGATATCGAGGGGGTCTGCGGTCAAGAGATCACCCAATTCTTGATTGAAGGCAGCGGATCAGCCGCCGTCGGGTTCAATCCCGGCGGCGGCTGCGCATGCATCGGCGTGATGCGGCGTTCGCTACTTCAACTGTTCGCGGAAGAAGGCCAGCGCGGCGGCGCCGTCGATTCCCTTGGCGTTTGCCGTTGCGACCCAATCGGCTTCCATTTTCTCGGCGAACTTACGGATTACCGCCAAGACTTCCGCGTCCGCTTCGACCACCTGGCCGCCGTCTTCCTGCAGCTTTTTCAAAGCGCCGTCGGCGATCCGGTCCATGCCCGGCCCCTTGGCCGAAACATAGGCGCCGGAAACGCTCATCACCTGGGCCTGCTGGTCGGCGGTCAGGCTGTCCCACTTGTCCTTGTTCATGAGCAGGGAGAATGTCGTGTTCGACATGCCGCCGGGGAAGGTCGTGACGGCCTTGATGTAGGGTTGCATGCGGAACGCCGGGAGTCCGTGTGCCGGAACCGCGACACCGTCCACGACACCCTTTGAAATCAGGCCGAAGATCTTCGACGGCCCGGATGCGACCGGCACGGCACCAAGTTCCTTCAGGACATTGGTGGCGACACCCGGTGAGGCACGCAGCTTGTACCCCTTGAGGTCATCGAGGGTGACGATCGGACCGGTCCCGCTGTGGATGACATTCGGTGTCAGCGAGAAAGAGCCCAGAAGCACCGCGCCGTCATACTCGTTGGCGGCGGCGAAAAACTTTTCATGCGTGTTCCACAGCGCCGCGGAAGTTTTCTCGGACGATCCCGAGTTCAACGGGATTTCCGCAACCGGCGGCATCTGGATGCGTTTCGGCTGGAACAGGTTGGCGAGAACGACGACGTCCGCGACACCCTTGGTGACGGTCTGCCAGTTCTTCGGGGGCGGACCGACAGCGGCGGCCGACAGCTTCGGCACGACCGCGCCGTTGGTGGCCTTGGCGACATCCTCGACCCAGGGCGCAACGATCTGCGTCTGGAACGGGTGCTTGGGCGGCAGGTAGTTGTTGATCAGGACTTCGGTTTGCGCCGATGCCGACGAGGCAAAAGCCAGTCCGGCGGCAACGAGTGTGCCCGATAGAATCGTCGTGACAGTCAATTTCGATGACATACGTATCTCCTCCCAGAGAATATTTCGTTCATTGTTGTTCGTCTTCGGCAAATAGATGCCGTGCATCTCCCAGAATGCGGAACTGTCTACGAGATTACCACTCGCAGGCATCGAAGTAACGGACTCGTGTAATTGCATTTCGTCTGATGACGAACTTGAACCCGGTATCCGGGGGAGTATTAGAGGCATCGTATGTTTCCATTGTGACCGGATTATCGGGGTTGGTGGGGGCCTTTTGATTGGCATCCCATCCGGCTAGGATCGGTCGAAAGGCCGGAGGCCGAAAAAAAATTGGGGAACGAGATCATGACCATCACCGACCTGCCGTCCGTTACCACCGAGGATATCGAGATTTATCGCCACGGCGACCGACCCATGGTCGTGCGGTTGATCCGCCCTGAGGGTGAGGGTCCGTTCCCGGCCATTCTCGATATGCATGGGGGCTGCTGGTGCAAGGGCGGACCCGAAGAGTGCGGCGTCCGCGGCGAGGTCTTTGCCAGGGCCGGCATGGCTTCCGCGGCGCTGGATTTTCGCCAGGCGGCCGATACCTATCCGTCGTCGCTGGAGGACATCAATTATGCCGTGCGCTGGCTGAAGGCCCACGCCGGCGCGTTGCGTCTCGACGCCGGCCGGATCGGCATTCTGGGCCAGTCCAGCGGGGGCCATCTCGCGATGCTGGCGGCGATGCGCCCGAACGAGCCGCGCTATGGCGCGCTTGCGCTTGAACCCGATGCGCCCGATGTCGATGCAAGCGTGTGCTGCGTCGGTGTGATGTGGCCGGTGATCAACCCCCTGTCGCGCTACCGGCGCGTCATGTCGCTGCGCGCCGCGGGTGACCCGCCGGGCTGGGTCGCCGACCTGCCGGAGCGCCACGACACCTATTGGGTGACGGAAGCCAACATGGAAGAGGCCAATCCGATGCTGGCACTTGAGCGCGGCGAGGCTGTCGAGACATTGCCGGCCATATGGTTCCAGGGAACGCCGGACCCGGTACACGACTATCGCGATCCGGACTCGCCCCTCGACCTCAACGAGCCCGAGCGTTTCGCCGAGAATTACCGCAAGGCGGGCGGCGCCATCGAGATCGTCCATGTGGCACAGGCCGACCGGTCGGACCCGGCGCTCCTGGGGCCGCTTGTCGCGTTCTTCCAGAAGCATCTTTCCTAGCCGCTTCCAGCGAGGGCAACGCAATGTCCGGATCTTTGATCGCCGTGACCGGCGTGACCGGAGTCACAGGCCGGCTTTTGGCGCCGCGGCTGGCGGCGCTCGGGCTCGATGTTCGCTATCTGGTGCGCGATGTGGAAAAGGCGCGCCGGGCCCTTGGGCCGGAAGCCGAACTGGTCGAGGCAGACCTCGACAACCGCGCGTCCTACGACCGGGCGCTCGCGGGCGTCCACACGCTGTACCTGAACTCGGGTCACAGTCCGATTCTCGAACAGCAGCAGGCCAATGCGATCGAGGCAGCTGTAGCCGCGGGATGCGAACGCATTGTGAAACTCTCAGGCAATGTCGATTCACCCGCGCCGATACCGGAGGCTCACAAGGCGTTGGAAGCGAAGATCGCGGCGTGCGGCCTGCGCTACACATTCCTGCGGCCGAATTTCTACATGACCAACCTGCATTACCTCGCGGCGGGGCTGAAGGACGGCGATGTGTTCACCAGCGCGATCCCGCGCGATGTGACCATGAGCATGACCGACCCGCGCGACGTGGCCGACCTGGCCGCGACGGTGCTCGCCCAGGACGGCCGACATGACGGCGAGGGTTACTACCAGACCGGCGCCGCCGTGAGCCTCGACGATGTCGCGGAGACCTTCAGCCGGGTGCTGGGCCGGGCCATCCGCTACGAGATGGTCGATGTCGAGGTCTGGGAAGATATCGTCACGAAACGCGGCCTGCCGTCCTGGCTGATCGAGCATCAGGTGAAGATGATCGGCTTCGCCGCCAACGGCGCCTATTCCTACGTCACGAACGTAACGCAAGAGATTGCGGGTCACCCGGCGCGCACGCTTGAGGAATTCATAACCGACCATGCCGGTGCCTTCGCCCTGGGGGGCTGACGGTCCGTTACATCGCGAGTTTTTACCAAGAAAAGGGGAAAAGCATGAATATCGTCCGCTTCGAGAGTGTTCCGTGGCAAGACCGTGTCAACGTCGACAACTGGCCCTGCAAGACCCGGACGCTCTATGACAATCAGGACACCGGCCTGTCCATGCGCATGGTCAACTATCCGGTCGGCTCGACCGAACCGCGCCATGTGCATGCCGGAATGCATGCCGCCACGGTGGTGCGGAACCGTGCCATTGTGGATGGCGTCACGCTTCGGCCGCTCGATGTCCTGGTGGGCCCGAGCAACGAACCGCATGGCCCGATCGAGTATCCGGAAGGGTGCTGGCTGCTGTCGGCATTTCAGGGCAGCAACCATCATTCCGAGGTCGAAAATCTCTCCGAGGAAAAATTCTACAAGCTGGTCCTGCAGGAAGAAATTCCCTGGCGATCGGAGCCCGGCGGCGGCGAATTCAAGACCCTGGTCGATCGTGGCCTCGGACAGCTCCTTGTCGAGGCGGTCCGCCTGAAGGCCGGAGAGCGGATCAAGCCGGCCTTCCTTGCGGCGCTGCTGATCGAGGGGGATGTCTCCGTGGGCGATGAAAAGCTCGAAGTCTGGGACTATGTTTACGCCGACGAGGGTGACCCTCGTGAGGATCTGGTTTGCAACGGTGATGCCAAAATGCTGGCCTGGACGATGCGCGATCTGGATGCCTAGGCCCGGAAATTTACGGTGAGCCCAGGCCGGCTTCGACCGGATCGGGCGGAATGGAAAATCTCGAAAAGGAAACTGAAATGGCGCGTTTGAGTCTTGTCGATATAGACAGTTTTACCGGCCCATTGGCGGAACGCTACGAGTACATCAAACGGTCCGTCGGACGCGTGAATACGCTGGT is a window of Alphaproteobacteria bacterium DNA encoding:
- a CDS encoding NmrA family NAD(P)-binding protein → MSGSLIAVTGVTGVTGRLLAPRLAALGLDVRYLVRDVEKARRALGPEAELVEADLDNRASYDRALAGVHTLYLNSGHSPILEQQQANAIEAAVAAGCERIVKLSGNVDSPAPIPEAHKALEAKIAACGLRYTFLRPNFYMTNLHYLAAGLKDGDVFTSAIPRDVTMSMTDPRDVADLAATVLAQDGRHDGEGYYQTGAAVSLDDVAETFSRVLGRAIRYEMVDVEVWEDIVTKRGLPSWLIEHQVKMIGFAANGAYSYVTNVTQEIAGHPARTLEEFITDHAGAFALGG
- a CDS encoding alpha/beta hydrolase — encoded protein: MTITDLPSVTTEDIEIYRHGDRPMVVRLIRPEGEGPFPAILDMHGGCWCKGGPEECGVRGEVFARAGMASAALDFRQAADTYPSSLEDINYAVRWLKAHAGALRLDAGRIGILGQSSGGHLAMLAAMRPNEPRYGALALEPDAPDVDASVCCVGVMWPVINPLSRYRRVMSLRAAGDPPGWVADLPERHDTYWVTEANMEEANPMLALERGEAVETLPAIWFQGTPDPVHDYRDPDSPLDLNEPERFAENYRKAGGAIEIVHVAQADRSDPALLGPLVAFFQKHLS
- a CDS encoding TRAP transporter small permease, which produces MTADPLDINEDALAEDYAVPASRAGGFAWPIRILTGIAAIFMASIAGVTFVDVTGRYVFSSPIPGGVEIIEFLLGLLIFSALPLVVAKDAHITVELFDGFMSEGFKRVREIIVLLANAGVLGFITSRMWATGREMAEYDEISLHLQVETAPLLFALTALSAMSVLTQLYMVRMLLAKRATGAGGDG
- a CDS encoding TRAP transporter large permease is translated as MAISLAGFGVLLIIAFLGFPLGFSMILVGFAGFAVIRGTGPALETVSQQILDLALNANFVTLPLFVLMGVFVFRAALAEDIYEAAQSWLGNKRGGLAMTTVAACAGFASISGSSVATAATMAKVSIPPMRRYEYNEGFAAGSVAAGGTMGILIPPSAALIIYGILTEQSIGDLFIAGLIPGLITVLLYIAVIWIVARIWPRMAPRAERGSWAVRWRTLSKIWAVLVLFLAIIGGISFGIFTPTEGGGIGAIGALLFAMARRRMNLRIFFFALAEAAETTAMIFTIAFGALILNNFVNVAGLPNAIVTFIQSLDIAPITVILVILAIYILLGTIIEGLAMIFLTVPVFVPVVDAMGFDLIWFGIVMVMVVEISLITPPIGLNVFVIKSMLPDVPLGAIFKGIVPFFAADIVRLLAVVFLPGLALWLPRLLA
- a CDS encoding TRAP transporter substrate-binding protein gives rise to the protein MSSKLTVTTILSGTLVAAGLAFASSASAQTEVLINNYLPPKHPFQTQIVAPWVEDVAKATNGAVVPKLSAAAVGPPPKNWQTVTKGVADVVVLANLFQPKRIQMPPVAEIPLNSGSSEKTSAALWNTHEKFFAAANEYDGAVLLGSFSLTPNVIHSGTGPIVTLDDLKGYKLRASPGVATNVLKELGAVPVASGPSKIFGLISKGVVDGVAVPAHGLPAFRMQPYIKAVTTFPGGMSNTTFSLLMNKDKWDSLTADQQAQVMSVSGAYVSAKGPGMDRIADGALKKLQEDGGQVVEADAEVLAVIRKFAEKMEADWVATANAKGIDGAAALAFFREQLK